The following proteins are co-located in the Desulfatitalea tepidiphila genome:
- the uvrB gene encoding excinuclease ABC subunit UvrB — MDFNLISDMSPKGDQPAAIEQLRAGLDRQLTDQVLLGVTGSGKTFTMANVIAAVNRPTIVIAPNKTLAAQLYQEFKQLFPENAVEYFVSYYDYYQPEAYIPSSDTYIQKDSSINDMIDKMRHSATRSVLSRRDVVVVASVSCIFGLGAPEDYLGMRVDVASDLDFPRDKLLRDLVAMHYERNDIDFHRGTFRVRGDRVEIFPAYEESQSLRIDFFGDTIESIAQVDPLRGVTLRKLDKATIFPASHYVTSRQTLKRAVETIMAELKLRVEYFREEKKFIESQRVEERTRFDLEMIQELGYCNGIENYSRHLTGRRAGEPPPTLLDYFPDDYLMFIDESHIAIPQLRAMYRGDRSRKETLVNYGFRLPSALDNRPLTFEEWRQRVGQVIYVSATPAEYENEMARGAVVEQIVRPTGLVDPQIVIRPAQHQVDDLFGEIVQCKERNERVLITTLTKRMAEDLSEYYADLGIAVRYLHSDITTLERMEIIRELRMGKFDVLVGINLLREGLDIPEVSLVAILDADKEGFLRSARSLIQTFGRAARNVNGTVILYADKETDAMRQAIGETNRRRTIQSQYNVRHGIVPQSIRKGIGAGFDVACEGADTGAREVREAMAGYQSVEQLTETIEDLEKRMHAAAGELEFERAAELRDRIKLLKTKMMFES, encoded by the coding sequence ATGGATTTTAATCTGATTTCAGACATGAGCCCCAAGGGGGATCAACCTGCGGCCATCGAGCAGCTCCGTGCAGGGCTCGACCGACAGTTGACCGACCAGGTGTTGCTGGGCGTGACCGGTTCCGGAAAAACCTTCACGATGGCCAATGTGATCGCGGCAGTTAACCGTCCGACCATCGTCATCGCTCCCAACAAGACCCTGGCTGCCCAGTTGTATCAGGAATTCAAGCAGCTTTTTCCGGAAAACGCAGTCGAATATTTCGTCAGTTATTACGATTACTACCAACCCGAAGCCTACATCCCGAGCTCGGATACCTATATCCAGAAAGACTCTTCGATCAATGACATGATCGACAAGATGCGCCATTCGGCCACCCGATCGGTGCTCTCCCGGCGCGATGTCGTCGTGGTAGCCAGCGTTTCGTGCATATTCGGCCTGGGCGCACCCGAGGACTATCTGGGTATGCGCGTGGATGTGGCGAGCGACCTTGATTTTCCCAGGGACAAACTCCTGCGCGATCTGGTGGCCATGCATTATGAACGCAACGATATCGATTTTCATCGCGGCACGTTTCGGGTGCGGGGAGATCGCGTCGAGATTTTCCCGGCTTACGAGGAGAGCCAGTCCCTGCGCATCGATTTCTTCGGAGACACCATCGAGAGCATCGCCCAAGTCGATCCCCTACGCGGTGTCACCCTGCGAAAGCTGGACAAGGCCACCATTTTCCCGGCCAGCCACTATGTGACCTCCCGGCAGACCCTCAAACGTGCCGTCGAAACTATAATGGCAGAGCTTAAACTCCGGGTCGAATATTTCCGCGAAGAAAAAAAATTCATCGAATCCCAGCGCGTGGAGGAGCGCACCCGGTTCGACCTGGAGATGATCCAGGAGTTGGGCTATTGCAACGGCATCGAAAACTATTCCCGTCATCTGACCGGCCGCCGGGCCGGCGAACCGCCGCCGACCCTGCTTGACTATTTCCCGGACGACTATTTGATGTTCATCGACGAGAGTCATATCGCCATTCCCCAATTGCGGGCCATGTATCGGGGGGACCGCTCGCGCAAGGAGACCCTTGTCAACTACGGCTTCCGGCTGCCGTCGGCCCTGGACAACCGGCCGTTGACCTTCGAAGAGTGGCGCCAAAGGGTGGGCCAGGTGATCTATGTGTCGGCCACACCGGCCGAATATGAAAACGAAATGGCCCGGGGGGCGGTGGTCGAGCAGATCGTGCGCCCCACCGGACTGGTGGATCCGCAAATCGTGATCCGGCCCGCGCAACACCAGGTGGATGACCTCTTCGGTGAGATCGTGCAGTGCAAAGAGCGCAACGAGCGGGTGCTGATCACCACCTTGACCAAGCGCATGGCCGAGGACCTGTCCGAATATTATGCGGACCTGGGGATTGCCGTACGCTACCTGCACTCGGACATCACCACCCTGGAACGCATGGAGATTATACGGGAATTACGCATGGGCAAGTTCGATGTGCTGGTGGGCATCAACCTGCTGCGCGAGGGACTCGACATACCGGAAGTCAGCCTGGTGGCCATATTGGATGCGGACAAGGAGGGTTTCCTGCGGTCGGCCCGCTCGTTGATCCAGACCTTCGGACGCGCCGCCCGCAACGTGAATGGTACCGTTATTTTATACGCAGACAAGGAAACCGACGCCATGCGTCAGGCTATCGGGGAGACGAACCGCCGGCGAACCATTCAGTCCCAATACAATGTCCGACACGGCATTGTGCCCCAGAGCATTCGGAAAGGGATCGGTGCCGGTTTTGATGTGGCCTGCGAAGGCGCCGACACCGGCGCCAGAGAGGTCCGGGAGGCTATGGCAGGCTATCAGAGTGTCGAGCAGCTGACCGAGACCATCGAAGATCTCGAAAAGCGGATGCATGCGGCGGCCGGCGAGCTCGAATTCGAACGGGCCGCGGAACTGCGGGACAGAATCAAATTGTTGAAAACCAAGATGATGTTCGAGTCTTGA
- the uvrC gene encoding excinuclease ABC subunit UvrC — protein sequence MVDFHTENSQSASEAFDRLTEQVTHVSTDPGVYIMRDPQGKVLYVGKARNLKKRLQSYFQRHRPHDPKTRLLLGKVMDFETIITHTENEALILESNLIKRHRPRYNVVLKDDKRYPSLRLDITEKYPNLSIVRKIKDDGAIYFGPYGSAGAVRQALKFINKTFKLCKCRCEQQKKRTRPCLNYQMGLCMGPCVLEVAPEAYQEAVKEVVAFLRGRTPALIRRLKKQMLAAAANQAFEKAAALRDKIFALEKTLEKQVSVTADHKDRDVFALVEEQQLSAIALLRVRGGFLLGGRNFAFEEAIGTPEEQMGSFLGQYYQTATSVPREILVSHLPMEKDGVEKRLSHSRGGRVIVSAPQRGDKEKLVQMAFQNARQALIEHRQLKDTRFELLEALGRCMHLKRLPRRIECFDNSNLFGSDPVAAMVVFENGKPLPSAYRRYKIRSGDKPDDYAHMAEVIRRRFEKGEASRPWPDLLLVDGGKGQIGAAQAVLMQLGLADAFDLAGIAKKDPAAGQTQDKIYLPGRTNAVQFGRDQEALLLLQHVRDEAHRCAVTFQRRRRQTSAMQSMLDGIQGVGSKRKALLLKRFGGIEQIRAASLEELQSVEGISMKVAESIKKNLNQVTTLKP from the coding sequence ATGGTGGATTTTCATACGGAAAACAGCCAATCAGCTTCGGAAGCCTTCGATCGATTGACCGAACAGGTGACGCACGTCTCGACCGATCCCGGGGTGTATATCATGCGCGATCCCCAGGGCAAGGTGCTCTATGTCGGCAAGGCGCGCAACTTGAAAAAACGGCTGCAGTCCTATTTTCAGAGGCATCGCCCCCATGACCCCAAGACCCGGCTGCTGCTGGGCAAGGTAATGGATTTCGAGACGATCATCACCCATACGGAAAATGAGGCGCTGATACTCGAATCCAACCTGATCAAACGCCACCGGCCCCGGTATAACGTGGTATTGAAGGATGACAAACGCTATCCCTCATTGCGGCTGGACATCACCGAAAAATATCCCAATTTGAGTATCGTTCGCAAAATAAAAGATGACGGCGCGATCTATTTCGGCCCTTACGGATCGGCCGGGGCGGTGCGCCAGGCTTTGAAGTTCATCAACAAGACCTTTAAATTATGCAAATGTCGATGTGAACAGCAAAAAAAAAGAACACGCCCTTGCCTGAATTATCAAATGGGTTTATGCATGGGGCCTTGCGTGTTGGAGGTGGCACCCGAGGCCTACCAGGAAGCGGTCAAGGAGGTGGTCGCATTTTTAAGAGGGCGAACGCCGGCCCTGATCCGCAGGCTCAAAAAGCAGATGCTGGCCGCCGCGGCCAACCAGGCGTTCGAAAAAGCGGCCGCATTGCGGGACAAAATATTCGCCCTGGAAAAGACCCTCGAAAAGCAGGTTTCCGTGACGGCCGATCATAAGGACCGCGATGTGTTCGCCCTGGTCGAGGAGCAGCAACTTTCCGCCATCGCCTTGCTGCGCGTCCGGGGTGGATTTCTGCTGGGTGGCCGTAACTTTGCATTCGAAGAGGCCATCGGGACGCCCGAAGAACAAATGGGCAGCTTCCTGGGTCAGTACTATCAAACCGCGACATCGGTTCCCAGGGAAATCCTGGTCAGCCACCTGCCGATGGAAAAAGATGGGGTCGAAAAGCGGCTGAGCCACAGCCGGGGGGGCAGGGTGATCGTCAGCGCGCCACAGCGCGGTGACAAGGAAAAGCTGGTCCAGATGGCGTTCCAGAACGCCAGACAGGCGTTGATCGAGCATCGCCAGCTCAAGGATACGCGTTTTGAATTGCTCGAGGCGCTGGGTCGATGCATGCATCTCAAGCGACTGCCGCGGCGCATCGAGTGTTTCGACAACTCGAACCTCTTCGGCTCGGACCCGGTGGCCGCCATGGTGGTTTTTGAGAATGGAAAGCCCTTGCCGTCGGCCTATCGTCGCTATAAGATCCGATCCGGAGACAAACCGGACGACTATGCCCATATGGCCGAAGTGATCCGGCGGCGATTCGAAAAAGGCGAGGCGAGCCGACCATGGCCGGACCTGTTGCTGGTCGATGGCGGCAAGGGGCAAATCGGCGCGGCCCAGGCCGTTTTGATGCAGCTGGGACTGGCCGATGCCTTCGATCTGGCGGGCATCGCCAAAAAGGACCCGGCCGCCGGCCAGACACAGGATAAGATCTACCTGCCGGGACGCACCAACGCCGTCCAGTTCGGTCGGGACCAAGAGGCACTCTTATTATTGCAGCACGTCCGGGACGAGGCGCATCGCTGCGCGGTGACCTTTCAGCGTCGACGCAGACAGACAAGTGCGATGCAATCGATGCTGGATGGTATTCAAGGAGTCGGCTCGAAGCGAAAAGCGTTGCTCCTGAAGCGATTTGGAGGCATAGAGCAGATACGGGCCGCAAGCTTGGAGGAGCTGCAATCGGTCGAGGGTATTTCAATGAAAGTAGCTGAAAGTATCAAAAAAAACCTCAACCAAGTGACAACCTTAAAACCCTGA
- the ispF gene encoding 2-C-methyl-D-erythritol 2,4-cyclodiphosphate synthase codes for MRIGMGYDVHRLVDGRRLILGGVDIPFEKGLLGHSDADALTHAICDALLGAAALGDIGQHFPDTDTKYKGIDSIELLKHCLRLVRAEGYILVNLDATVMAQAPKLSPYKERMRQTLAAALECNITQISVKATTTERLGYIGAGEGIAAMCIVLIE; via the coding sequence ATGCGTATCGGTATGGGATATGACGTGCACCGCCTGGTCGACGGGCGGCGGCTGATTCTGGGAGGCGTCGATATACCTTTTGAAAAGGGGTTGCTGGGGCATTCCGATGCGGACGCACTTACTCACGCGATATGCGATGCCCTGCTGGGGGCGGCCGCGTTGGGGGATATCGGACAACACTTTCCTGATACGGATACTAAATATAAAGGTATAGATAGCATCGAATTGTTGAAGCATTGTTTGAGGCTGGTCAGGGCCGAGGGATACATTTTGGTCAATCTCGATGCCACCGTGATGGCCCAGGCGCCGAAGTTATCGCCCTACAAAGAGCGCATGCGTCAGACCCTGGCCGCGGCACTCGAATGCAACATCACCCAAATCAGCGTCAAGGCCACGACCACCGAGCGGCTGGGTTACATCGGAGCGGGCGAGGGTATTGCCGCCATGTGCATCGTCCTGATTGAATAG
- a CDS encoding adenylate/guanylate cyclase domain-containing protein, translating to MASNKTTSENDSRRSIVTDHMVLIGFALAVIYWLLDSFLSLFLAYDNFLEKMTGVELDNVWGRIIVLCLFAVFGSHAQFTMNERKKAAEKMERDAATRERFRRLLSPDVAEMVVNGQLAVKQGGEVRLVTVMFADIRGFTQLSSEAEAPEILQMLNDYYEILVEIVFRHVGTVDKFIGDGMMVLWGAPVTHEDDPARAVRAALDIQRALEAFNFDRASLDKPPIKVGIGINTGEVVAGYLGSSRTMSYSVVGDTVNIASRLCAAAMPGEIVLSEYTQHLVQHLFQVRPRKAVIAKGKDLPIKAYSVLGLKKSASEAQQDASQQPV from the coding sequence ATGGCTTCGAATAAAACAACCTCGGAAAACGACAGCCGACGATCCATCGTGACCGATCACATGGTGTTGATCGGTTTTGCCCTGGCCGTGATCTATTGGCTGCTCGACTCGTTTCTCTCCCTGTTTTTAGCTTACGACAATTTCTTGGAAAAAATGACCGGTGTCGAGTTGGACAATGTGTGGGGCCGGATTATCGTATTGTGCCTGTTCGCCGTATTCGGCTCTCACGCCCAGTTCACGATGAACGAGCGCAAGAAGGCCGCCGAGAAAATGGAACGGGACGCGGCCACGCGCGAAAGATTCAGGCGGTTGCTCTCTCCCGATGTGGCGGAAATGGTGGTCAATGGGCAACTGGCGGTGAAGCAGGGGGGCGAGGTCCGCTTGGTCACGGTCATGTTCGCGGATATCCGGGGCTTCACGCAATTGAGCAGCGAGGCGGAGGCACCTGAAATATTGCAGATGCTCAATGACTATTACGAAATTTTGGTCGAAATCGTGTTCCGTCACGTGGGAACGGTGGACAAGTTCATCGGCGACGGCATGATGGTTCTGTGGGGCGCGCCGGTTACCCACGAGGATGACCCCGCACGCGCGGTCCGTGCGGCATTGGATATCCAAAGAGCGTTGGAGGCGTTCAACTTCGACCGTGCTTCTCTTGACAAGCCGCCGATCAAGGTGGGCATCGGCATCAACACCGGAGAAGTGGTGGCCGGCTATCTGGGATCGAGCCGCACCATGAGTTACTCGGTCGTCGGCGACACGGTCAATATCGCCTCCCGGCTTTGTGCCGCGGCCATGCCGGGCGAAATCGTCTTGTCGGAATATACCCAACATCTCGTTCAGCATCTTTTTCAGGTCAGACCCCGAAAGGCCGTGATCGCAAAGGGCAAAGATCTGCCGATCAAGGCTTATTCCGTATTGGGATTGAAAAAGAGCGCTTCGGAAGCTCAACAGGACGCCAGCCAACAACCAGTTTGA
- a CDS encoding secretin N-terminal domain-containing protein, which produces MIPTHRKLTAVLAIGLVMGIFWGCANSREKQPSAIEQWKQLVEQSKGYSPTARDRSLEAMPKKIETMGPDVPAATSGRTLPSRKITMKMHMTDVPVLLRALARSVDLNIMINESVKGKISINVKDARWDQVFTGILNSQGLAYEWEGNIVRIVTIEDRDRNLKNLEAQEKILVKQRELETRAPMVTKIIPIDFASAEKLKDNVQKVLDAKKQDEFTGSVLVDTHTNSLIVQATPTDIERIIPMIMELDRPTPQVLIEAHIVETTTSTARELGVQWGGVYNKRAFGVSPNAISDISGVASGASVDPKAGTAINFPSGFQANTDNAAQTAGMVLGFLTQGTDGILALQLSALEEEGKLNILSSPSITTLDNAKAVIESGDEVPIPVFLSDTSNVIYKEALLSLEVTPHVIQNDALKLEIITTKNEVDFSRTVQTYPTIVAKKSRNQRHIVRRRNHGHRWAEKEHEPGHRGRRALATENSRTRLLFQERGPKRGDAGVAHIHHAAHSRGQARGGGPACRAGRRHPLNGIAPSLQRWRHHQVGALDGPFNNRRSGTPWIISSYCS; this is translated from the coding sequence ATGATACCTACCCATCGAAAATTGACTGCCGTGTTGGCCATCGGGCTGGTTATGGGAATTTTTTGGGGATGCGCCAACAGCCGGGAAAAACAGCCGTCGGCCATCGAGCAATGGAAGCAACTGGTCGAACAGAGCAAGGGCTACTCACCCACCGCGCGCGACAGATCATTGGAAGCCATGCCCAAAAAAATCGAAACCATGGGACCGGATGTGCCGGCGGCGACCTCCGGACGAACCCTGCCGAGTCGTAAAATCACCATGAAAATGCACATGACCGACGTGCCGGTCCTGCTGCGCGCGCTGGCGCGCTCCGTGGATCTGAACATCATGATCAACGAAAGCGTGAAGGGCAAGATCAGCATCAACGTCAAGGATGCCCGCTGGGACCAGGTGTTCACCGGCATCTTGAATTCCCAGGGGCTGGCCTACGAGTGGGAAGGCAACATCGTGCGAATCGTCACCATCGAGGACCGCGACCGCAACCTGAAAAACCTCGAAGCCCAGGAAAAAATACTGGTCAAGCAGCGGGAACTCGAGACCCGCGCCCCAATGGTCACCAAAATCATCCCAATCGACTTTGCCAGTGCGGAAAAGCTGAAAGACAACGTTCAAAAGGTGCTGGACGCCAAGAAACAGGATGAATTCACCGGTTCGGTGCTGGTGGACACCCATACCAATTCGCTCATCGTCCAGGCCACCCCCACCGACATCGAACGGATCATTCCCATGATCATGGAGCTGGACCGGCCCACGCCCCAGGTGCTCATCGAGGCGCACATCGTGGAAACCACCACCAGCACGGCGCGTGAACTGGGTGTGCAGTGGGGCGGCGTCTATAACAAGCGCGCTTTCGGTGTCTCGCCTAACGCCATCAGCGATATCAGCGGCGTCGCCTCGGGCGCCTCGGTCGATCCCAAGGCCGGCACCGCCATCAATTTCCCATCCGGTTTCCAGGCCAACACGGACAACGCCGCCCAAACCGCAGGCATGGTCCTCGGATTTCTCACCCAAGGCACCGACGGCATCCTGGCCCTGCAGCTTTCGGCCCTGGAGGAGGAGGGCAAACTCAACATCCTCTCCAGTCCCTCAATCACCACCCTGGACAATGCCAAGGCGGTCATCGAGAGCGGCGACGAAGTGCCCATTCCCGTGTTTCTGAGCGACACCTCTAACGTCATCTACAAGGAGGCCCTGCTGAGCCTGGAAGTGACGCCACACGTGATCCAGAACGACGCCCTCAAACTGGAGATCATCACCACCAAAAACGAAGTCGATTTTTCGCGCACAGTGCAGACCTATCCCACCATCGTTGCCAAAAAAAGCCGAAACCAACGTCATATTGTTCGACGGCGAAACCACGGTCATCGGTGGGCTGAAAAAGAACACGAACCAGGACACCGAGGCCGGCGTGCCCTGGCTACGGAAAATTCCCGTACTCGGTTACTTTTTCAAGAGCGAGGGCCGAAGCGAGGAGATGCAGGAGTTGCTCATATTCATCACGCCGCACATTCTCGGGGCCAAGCCCGCGGCGGCGGCCCAGCCTGCCGCGCCGGCCGCCGGCACCCCTTAAACGGCATCGCTCCGTCTCTTCAGAGATGGCGCCATCACCAGGTCGGCGCTCTCGATGGACCCTTTAATAACAGACGTTCCGGCACACCATGGATTATTTCAAGCTACTGCAGCTAA
- the pilM gene encoding pilus assembly protein PilM, translating to MTKPNDIHSTEKLLELIRSPNPDAPPDVSPNETEKPSNTLTSVLKPSLPLKRKHIVGVDIGHTYIKIAKTVCLKDKSYELLDYLNIPFNAQISFNDPSFSERLKEGLDRICSERTNCDIWSTIPSAKVETRRLRIPKLPRKQIANAVYWTFTNKVEFNESDEILDYEVLGDITEGGIKKTDVMAFKTPKAEVVQLKQVFNQIGYPLKGISIVPFAIQNLFRSRIISQPEQDVCALFIGRDWSRIAIYSDGDLVLSRGIKAGMRSMVEAIHLSMKDQQESFDNGAQRDQEAATQGSEPSDTIPPEAQKLFFDFLHQKLRPSQSSNGNGGPVARDVFQMILPAMERLIRQVERTFEHYLLNFQGNGVKRIYLSGQVTANPMIVDHIGHQLDMAIEVMNPFPKGSAFIRQVNVPETQAERESYLPAIGLALSNNRTTPNVLFTHKDKDRLESIRAFNQRVLIGTMIGLLFMIGLFSWQERQLDDRREQINKLNHKLLSFNPVAEKQTLLTLFSQTKQKRQGFERIVHRYAPVAVINELSQITPANIRLLEIDGMFTEGSAGKTPAQKAIIVSGIVFADPASAEALLTGYLLTLKNSPLFNKPALQNKGKAFYNNQEVLRFTARLEVL from the coding sequence TTGACCAAGCCCAACGACATCCATTCCACCGAAAAACTCCTCGAATTGATTCGCAGTCCAAACCCGGACGCGCCGCCGGATGTAAGCCCCAACGAAACCGAAAAGCCTTCCAACACTCTTACATCGGTTCTCAAACCGTCGCTCCCCCTGAAGAGAAAACATATTGTCGGGGTGGACATCGGGCACACTTATATCAAAATCGCAAAAACGGTCTGTTTGAAAGACAAGAGCTACGAGTTGCTGGATTACCTCAACATCCCCTTCAATGCGCAGATATCCTTCAACGATCCGTCGTTCAGCGAACGCCTGAAGGAGGGACTCGATCGAATTTGCTCGGAACGCACCAATTGCGATATCTGGAGCACGATTCCCTCGGCCAAGGTCGAAACCCGCCGGTTGCGAATTCCCAAACTGCCTCGCAAACAAATCGCCAACGCCGTGTACTGGACCTTCACCAACAAGGTCGAGTTCAATGAAAGCGATGAGATTCTGGATTACGAAGTGTTGGGGGACATTACCGAAGGCGGTATCAAAAAAACCGATGTCATGGCCTTCAAAACCCCAAAAGCGGAAGTCGTTCAGCTCAAACAGGTGTTCAACCAAATCGGTTATCCGCTCAAAGGCATTTCCATCGTACCGTTTGCCATCCAGAATCTATTCCGATCCCGGATCATCAGCCAACCGGAACAGGACGTGTGCGCCCTCTTCATAGGACGTGACTGGTCACGTATCGCCATATACAGCGACGGGGACCTGGTGCTCTCCAGGGGGATCAAAGCCGGCATGCGCAGTATGGTCGAGGCGATCCATCTCTCCATGAAGGACCAGCAGGAATCCTTTGACAATGGCGCACAACGGGATCAGGAGGCCGCTACTCAGGGCAGCGAGCCATCCGATACGATCCCACCCGAAGCCCAAAAACTCTTTTTTGATTTTCTGCACCAGAAACTGAGGCCCTCCCAATCATCGAACGGCAATGGAGGGCCGGTTGCCCGCGACGTTTTTCAAATGATCCTGCCGGCCATGGAGCGACTGATCCGTCAAGTCGAACGCACCTTCGAGCACTATCTGCTCAACTTTCAAGGCAATGGGGTCAAGCGCATCTATCTTTCCGGCCAGGTTACGGCCAATCCGATGATCGTCGACCATATCGGTCATCAGCTGGACATGGCCATCGAGGTGATGAATCCCTTTCCCAAAGGGTCTGCATTCATTCGCCAGGTCAATGTGCCCGAGACCCAGGCCGAGCGGGAGAGCTACCTGCCGGCCATCGGCCTGGCGCTTTCCAACAATCGCACGACGCCCAATGTGCTCTTTACCCACAAAGATAAAGACCGGCTGGAAAGCATTCGCGCCTTCAATCAACGCGTGCTGATCGGCACCATGATCGGCCTGCTGTTCATGATCGGCCTCTTTTCATGGCAGGAGCGTCAACTGGACGACAGACGGGAGCAAATCAACAAGCTCAACCACAAATTACTCTCTTTCAATCCGGTCGCAGAAAAGCAGACCCTGCTGACCCTCTTTTCTCAGACCAAGCAAAAACGCCAGGGATTCGAAAGAATCGTTCACCGTTACGCGCCGGTCGCGGTGATCAACGAACTGTCCCAGATCACGCCTGCAAACATTCGTCTGCTCGAGATCGATGGCATGTTCACGGAGGGTTCGGCCGGAAAGACGCCCGCCCAGAAAGCGATCATCGTAAGCGGCATCGTCTTTGCCGATCCGGCCAGCGCCGAGGCCCTGCTGACAGGGTACCTGCTCACTTTGAAAAATTCGCCGCTGTTTAACAAGCCGGCGCTTCAGAACAAGGGAAAAGCTTTTTACAACAACCAGGAGGTGTTGCGTTTCACGGCCAGACTGGAAGTCCTCTAG
- a CDS encoding AAA family ATPase, with product MDYFKLLQLKKEPFSNSPDPDFFYHSKQHEACAQKLELAIRLRRGLNVIIGDIGTGKTTLCRELIRRFDDDADIRTHLILDPSFGSATECLRQLFSIFCRETVEILATDMALKEAIKQHLFSEGIDHQRTTVLVIDEGQKITPEGIEILRELLNYETNSFKLLQIVIFAQPEIEDILREHANFADRINLLHYLAPMNFGDTRRMIHHRLKLSSQTPKPRTIFTLPALWAIYRFSKGYPRKIVHLCHQSVLTMIIQNRSKAGWAMIRSCKNRLRPQRQWLRRSLLYGGAALLIAVAAAATVGPYRGILPFKKAPDLVFKVPAETFRVDAVTKPGPSPTATAAILSSPPVPPVQTDAQQADAGFAKASEPAPPEPAAESTIAESARQAAIAVLSEPAVAALPVAPAEPPELLGQIKVKPGDTLFKMVSHIYGIASNRNMRAVIEANPHIRDPNAIDLGDVIAFPVVRHRLDPSKGTCYWIVADEQSHLEAAFQRLYASNTSRPRHMRLIAYWHPDQGLRFWLAAREYFQTAEAAAAYLGALPSEMATGSRIESQLPEGATLLSYPY from the coding sequence ATGGATTATTTCAAGCTACTGCAGCTAAAGAAGGAACCCTTTTCCAACTCACCGGACCCGGATTTCTTCTACCATTCCAAACAACACGAAGCGTGTGCGCAAAAGCTGGAATTGGCCATACGGCTGCGCCGGGGGCTCAATGTGATCATCGGCGATATCGGCACCGGCAAGACCACGCTTTGCCGTGAGCTGATCCGCCGCTTCGATGACGATGCGGACATCCGCACCCACCTCATCCTCGATCCATCGTTTGGCAGTGCCACCGAATGTCTGAGGCAGCTCTTTTCGATCTTTTGCAGGGAGACGGTGGAGATCCTGGCCACCGACATGGCCCTCAAGGAAGCCATCAAGCAGCACCTCTTTTCCGAAGGCATCGATCACCAGCGCACCACGGTGTTGGTCATCGACGAAGGCCAGAAAATCACCCCCGAGGGCATCGAAATCCTGCGCGAATTGCTCAACTACGAAACCAACAGCTTCAAGCTGCTCCAGATTGTCATCTTCGCCCAACCTGAAATCGAGGACATCCTTAGGGAGCATGCCAACTTCGCCGATCGCATCAACCTGTTGCACTATCTGGCGCCCATGAATTTCGGCGACACGCGCCGGATGATCCATCACCGCCTGAAGCTCTCGAGCCAAACGCCCAAACCGCGCACCATTTTCACGCTGCCGGCGCTATGGGCAATCTACCGTTTCAGCAAGGGCTATCCGCGAAAAATCGTTCATCTGTGCCACCAGAGCGTGCTGACCATGATCATCCAGAATCGGTCCAAAGCCGGCTGGGCCATGATCCGTTCGTGCAAGAACCGCTTGCGGCCCCAACGCCAGTGGCTGCGCAGGAGCCTGCTCTACGGCGGCGCGGCGCTCCTGATCGCCGTGGCGGCGGCTGCGACCGTGGGTCCCTATCGCGGGATCTTACCGTTTAAAAAAGCGCCGGATTTGGTTTTCAAAGTCCCGGCCGAAACGTTCCGTGTCGATGCCGTAACGAAACCAGGACCTTCGCCGACGGCGACGGCAGCCATCCTTTCATCCCCGCCCGTGCCGCCTGTGCAAACGGATGCCCAGCAAGCGGACGCGGGTTTCGCGAAGGCATCGGAGCCGGCGCCGCCGGAGCCGGCTGCGGAATCCACCATCGCCGAATCTGCCCGCCAGGCGGCCATAGCGGTACTGAGCGAACCGGCCGTGGCCGCCCTGCCGGTGGCACCTGCCGAGCCGCCGGAACTGCTTGGCCAAATCAAGGTCAAACCCGGCGACACCCTTTTTAAAATGGTCAGCCACATCTACGGCATCGCCAGCAACCGCAATATGCGCGCCGTGATCGAAGCCAATCCGCACATACGGGACCCCAATGCCATCGACCTGGGCGATGTGATCGCGTTTCCGGTCGTGCGGCACCGCCTGGACCCGTCCAAAGGCACCTGTTACTGGATCGTGGCAGACGAACAATCGCATCTGGAGGCGGCGTTTCAAAGGCTTTATGCAAGCAACACATCGAGGCCGCGCCACATGCGCTTGATTGCTTACTGGCACCCCGATCAGGGGCTGCGTTTCTGGCTGGCTGCCAGAGAATATTTTCAAACAGCGGAAGCGGCCGCGGCCTATCTCGGGGCGCTGCCCAGCGAGATGGCGACCGGAAGTCGGATCGAGTCACAACTACCGGAAGGCGCGACCCTCTTATCATACCCCTACTGA